TCATATTTTACACAACAACCATGAGTGCTCTACTATCAGCAgatgatttaaatgattttataTCACCTGGTGTAGCTTGTATAAAACCACTagcatcatcatcaaccaataccaccaccaccaatactACTGACTcatataatgaaaatggaGAAGTAGAAATTCAAATAGATTCACAAGGAAATCCATtagaaatttcaaaaattgatgataaacaatttcaaactaataaattaaCACCAGCACAAATATCATTAGCTGATTGTCTTGCTTGTTCAGGTTGTATAACATCAGCTGAAGAAGTATTAGTAGCACAACATTCTcatcaagaattaattaaagcCCTTCAATCACAAAAGGAAACCAATAAAGTGTTTGTTGTTAGTATATCTCATCAATCAAGGGCATCATTAGCAATGGCATATAATGTATCGATTGAAAATATGGATAAAtgtttgattgatttatttattagaCAAATGGGATTTACTTATATTGTTGGGACATCATTAGGaagaaaattatcattaattaatgaagcCAAAGAGATAATCAACAGAAAAACCAAAGGCAGTGGTACTGGTGGTATTGACTCAGATTCCTCCTCAGGACCtatattatcatcaatttgtCCTGGTTGGGTCTTATACGCTGAAAAGACTCATCCTTATATAATTCCAAAAATGTCAACCGTAAAATCACCACAACAAATCACGGGAtgtttattaaaaaatttaacttcaaattcattaaatattgaaaaatcaaaaatttatcatttatcAATCATGCcttgttttgataaaaaattagaaagtGCTCGACCGGAAGTatatgaagaagaagaagaagaagaagaagaaaaagacaaGGCCTTAGTGCTGGTTCCTGATGTTGATTGTGTTATTACTGCTAAAGAATTAATTAcattattagaagaatgtcctcaatatcaattaatccCACCAACACTACCACAAGAAGAActtattggtggtggt
This genomic stretch from Candida albicans SC5314 chromosome 1, complete sequence harbors:
- the NAR1 gene encoding Nar1p (Putative cytosolic iron-sulfur (FeS) protein assembly machinery protein; induced by nitric oxide; oxidative stress-induced via Cap1p); the encoded protein is MSALLSADDLNDFISPGVACIKPLASSSTNTTTTNTTDSYNENGEVEIQIDSQGNPLEISKIDDKQFQTNKLTPAQISLADCLACSGCITSAEEVLVAQHSHQELIKALQSQKETNKVFVVSISHQSRASLAMAYNVSIENMDKCLIDLFIRQMGFTYIVGTSLGRKLSLINEAKEIINRKTKGSGTGGIDSDSSSGPILSSICPGWVLYAEKTHPYIIPKMSTVKSPQQITGCLLKNLTSNSLNIEKSKIYHLSIMPCFDKKLESARPEVYEEEEEEEEEKDKALVSVPDVDCVITAKELITLLEECPQYQLIPPTLPQEELIGGGCLSMTEIYKQYAPPNWPFIEISWSNDSGSASGGYAYNYLTIYRNDLILKGYDGNKFTINLINGRNPDIYEMRLMYNGENKEKLASAAVVNGFRNIQNLVRKLKPNTGKSTNTTTTTTKSKVNPLAARRRARIANNRGKPETKSTSEVNSQEMEIVADASKVDYVEIMACPNGCINGGGQISAPNTTTTSITLPQKEIEKQWINAVLEKYNSIPMFDLSSQSSSSSSPNEIIKFIEWSKKFENQFNISDNRLFKTHFNPVEKNIIMSVDDPATALLVGSKW